One region of Flavobacterium sp. GSB-24 genomic DNA includes:
- a CDS encoding SRPBCC family protein, which translates to MTTINLITKINAPKQIVFDASRNIDIHQQSASESNEKAIAGVISGLINLNEKVTWRGKHFGFYLTHKSRITAMNLYDYFVDEMERGKFKSFKHEHFFEEEKGITIMKDKMQYETPFGIFGKLFDVLFLKKHLTNFLLERNKVLKQVSEKQN; encoded by the coding sequence ATGACAACTATAAACTTAATTACCAAAATAAACGCACCCAAACAAATCGTTTTTGATGCCTCAAGAAATATCGATATTCATCAACAATCTGCAAGTGAATCAAATGAAAAAGCAATTGCCGGCGTAATATCTGGTTTGATAAATTTAAACGAAAAAGTTACGTGGCGAGGCAAACATTTTGGTTTTTACTTGACTCATAAAAGCAGAATTACTGCAATGAATTTGTATGATTATTTTGTGGATGAAATGGAACGCGGCAAATTTAAATCTTTTAAACATGAACATTTTTTTGAAGAAGAAAAGGGAATTACAATCATGAAAGATAAAATGCAATATGAAACTCCTTTTGGCATTTTCGGGAAATTATTTGATGTTTTATTTCTGAAAAAGCACTTAACGAATTTTCTTTTAGAGAGAAATAAAGTTCTGAAACAGGTTTCTGAAAAACAGAATTGA
- a CDS encoding ketoacyl-ACP synthase III — MKIKIIGIGSYIPNLEVKNTDFDKHIFLNEDGTPFGYPNEVVIKKFKGITGIENRRYAEPQYNASDLAFFAAEKAIASAGIDAETLDYIIFAHNFGDVKTGTHQTDILPSLATRVKNKLGIKNPKCVAYDILFGCPGWIEGVLQANAFIKSGMAKRVLVIGAETLSRVVDDHDRDSMIYSDGAGASILEASTDEAGLLSYESATFANDEANYLYFGKSYNPDLDPDIKYIKMYGRKIYEFALSQVPLAMKSCLDKSGIGIDDVKKILIHQANEKMDEAIIERFYKLYDKTSPKDIMPMSIHDLGNSSVATVPTLYDLILQGKIENHEINKGDVVIFASVGAGMNVNAFVYRY, encoded by the coding sequence ATGAAAATAAAAATTATTGGTATTGGGAGTTACATTCCTAATTTAGAAGTAAAGAATACAGATTTTGATAAACATATTTTTTTAAATGAAGATGGAACTCCATTTGGTTACCCTAACGAAGTTGTTATAAAAAAGTTTAAAGGTATTACTGGAATTGAAAATCGCCGTTACGCCGAACCACAATATAATGCGTCTGATTTAGCCTTTTTTGCTGCAGAAAAAGCAATAGCAAGTGCAGGAATTGATGCTGAAACTCTAGACTATATTATTTTTGCCCATAATTTTGGTGATGTTAAAACTGGAACACATCAAACGGATATTTTACCAAGTTTAGCAACTCGTGTTAAAAATAAATTAGGTATTAAAAATCCTAAATGCGTTGCTTATGATATTCTTTTTGGATGTCCGGGCTGGATTGAAGGTGTTCTACAGGCAAATGCTTTTATCAAATCTGGTATGGCAAAAAGAGTTTTAGTAATTGGTGCTGAAACTTTATCTAGAGTTGTAGACGATCATGATCGTGATTCGATGATTTACTCTGATGGTGCTGGTGCTTCAATCTTAGAAGCTTCTACTGATGAAGCTGGTTTATTATCTTATGAAAGCGCCACTTTTGCCAACGATGAAGCGAATTATCTTTATTTTGGAAAATCGTATAATCCAGACTTAGATCCAGATATCAAATACATTAAAATGTATGGTCGTAAAATTTACGAATTTGCATTAAGTCAGGTTCCATTGGCTATGAAAAGCTGTTTAGACAAAAGCGGTATTGGAATTGACGATGTTAAAAAAATCTTGATTCATCAGGCAAACGAAAAAATGGACGAAGCTATTATCGAACGTTTTTACAAACTATACGATAAAACATCACCTAAAGATATTATGCCAATGAGCATTCACGATTTAGGAAACAGCAGTGTTGCAACTGTTCCAACTTTATATGATTTAATTCTGCAGGGAAAAATAGAAAATCACGAAATAAACAAAGGAGACGTTGTTATTTTTGCTTCTGTTGGAGCTGGAATGAATGTTAATGCATTTGTTTATAGATACTAG
- a CDS encoding M3 family metallopeptidase, whose product MSVLLSKFITKHNTAPFSQIKIEDYVPAFQEGIALAKAEIDAIVNNPDAPTFENTIVAMDFSGDILDRLSSIFFNLNSAETNDEMQKIAQEVSPLLSEFGNDIRLNADLFARVKAVYDQKENLNLNPEQTTLLDKKYKSFSRNGANLPEDKKNQLREIDKELSKLSLQFGENVLAETNNFELHLTDEKDLSGLPEGTIEAARLLAKNQEKEGWIFTLDHPSYVPFLTYADNRELRKKMAIAFGAKAFQNNEFDNQENVLKIAKLRFERANLLGYKTHAHFVLEERMAESPEKVFSFLNDLLAKAKPAAQKEFAELAAFAKQLDGIEQLEKWDGAYYSEKLKQQLFNLDDEKLKPYFQLEKVLEGAFTVAKKLYGLTFTEVFDIDKYHEEVTTYEVRDAENNLVSIFYADFFPRKGKRNGAWMTSFKSQYVKDGVNERPHISNVCNFTKPTETKPSLLTFNEVTTLFHEFGHGLHGMLANTTYPSLSGTSVYWDFVELPSQIMENWCYEPEALALFAKHYETGEIIPIEYVQKIKESASFQEGLATLRQLSFGLLDMAWHGQDPTNITDLKAFETEQFANTQLYPDVKENAMSTAFSHIFQGGYSSGYYSYKWAEVLDADAFEYFQEKGIFNEEVAKKFKDNVLSKGGTEHPMTLYKRFRGQEPKPEALLKRAGLL is encoded by the coding sequence ATGAGTGTTTTACTTTCAAAATTTATAACTAAACATAACACCGCACCTTTTTCTCAAATTAAAATCGAAGACTACGTTCCAGCTTTTCAAGAAGGAATTGCTTTGGCTAAAGCCGAAATTGATGCAATCGTAAATAATCCAGACGCGCCGACTTTTGAAAACACAATTGTCGCGATGGATTTTTCTGGTGATATTTTAGATCGTCTTTCGAGTATTTTCTTCAATTTGAATTCGGCTGAAACGAATGACGAAATGCAGAAAATTGCACAGGAAGTTTCACCTCTGCTTTCAGAATTCGGAAATGACATTCGCCTAAATGCCGATTTATTTGCGAGAGTAAAAGCAGTTTACGATCAAAAAGAAAATTTGAACCTCAACCCAGAGCAAACAACTTTATTAGACAAAAAATATAAAAGTTTTTCTAGAAACGGTGCCAATTTACCTGAAGACAAAAAAAATCAGTTAAGAGAAATTGACAAAGAATTATCGAAACTGAGTTTACAGTTTGGCGAAAATGTTTTAGCAGAAACCAATAATTTCGAATTGCATTTAACAGATGAAAAAGATTTATCTGGTTTGCCGGAAGGAACAATCGAAGCCGCTAGGTTATTAGCCAAAAATCAAGAAAAAGAAGGCTGGATTTTTACTTTAGATCATCCGAGTTATGTTCCGTTTTTAACTTATGCCGATAATCGCGAATTACGTAAAAAAATGGCAATTGCATTTGGTGCAAAAGCGTTTCAGAATAATGAATTTGACAATCAGGAAAATGTTCTAAAAATTGCAAAATTACGTTTTGAAAGAGCTAATTTATTAGGATACAAAACACACGCACATTTCGTTCTGGAAGAAAGAATGGCCGAAAGTCCAGAGAAAGTTTTCTCTTTCTTAAATGATTTATTGGCAAAAGCAAAACCTGCAGCTCAAAAAGAATTCGCTGAATTGGCCGCTTTCGCGAAACAATTAGACGGGATTGAACAATTAGAAAAATGGGACGGTGCTTATTATTCTGAAAAATTAAAGCAACAGCTTTTTAATTTAGATGATGAAAAACTAAAACCCTATTTTCAGTTAGAAAAAGTTTTAGAAGGTGCTTTTACAGTTGCAAAAAAATTATATGGTTTAACTTTTACCGAGGTTTTTGATATTGACAAATACCACGAAGAAGTAACAACTTATGAAGTAAGAGATGCTGAAAACAATTTAGTTTCTATTTTCTACGCTGATTTCTTCCCAAGAAAAGGAAAAAGAAATGGCGCTTGGATGACTTCATTCAAATCACAATATGTAAAAGACGGTGTAAACGAAAGACCGCACATTTCGAACGTTTGCAACTTTACAAAACCAACAGAAACAAAACCCTCATTATTAACTTTTAATGAAGTAACGACTTTATTCCACGAATTTGGTCACGGTTTACACGGAATGTTAGCCAACACCACTTATCCAAGTTTATCAGGAACTTCTGTTTATTGGGATTTTGTGGAATTACCAAGTCAGATTATGGAAAACTGGTGTTACGAACCAGAAGCTTTAGCTTTATTCGCTAAACATTATGAAACGGGAGAAATTATTCCGATTGAATATGTACAGAAAATTAAGGAAAGTGCTAGTTTCCAAGAAGGATTGGCAACTTTACGCCAATTAAGTTTCGGACTTTTAGACATGGCTTGGCACGGACAAGATCCAACTAATATTACAGACTTAAAAGCTTTTGAAACGGAACAATTTGCCAATACACAATTGTATCCAGATGTAAAAGAAAATGCAATGAGTACGGCTTTTTCGCATATCTTCCAAGGTGGCTATTCTTCTGGATATTACAGCTACAAATGGGCAGAAGTTTTAGATGCTGATGCTTTTGAATATTTCCAGGAAAAGGGAATCTTTAATGAAGAAGTGGCGAAGAAATTCAAAGATAATGTACTTTCAAAAGGAGGAACAGAACATCCGATGACTTTATACAAACGTTTCAGAGGTCAGGAACCAAAACCGGAAGCTTTATTGAAGAGAGCGGGTCTTTTGTAG
- a CDS encoding methyltransferase — MYEKTFPNKRFKLTLEFLQKHVNTSETIFDFGVPNPFSKIMEENGYTVKNTKGEDLDNDQTALQTEEYTVFTAFEIFEHLLNPYTILQNVKCDKLLISIPLRLWFSPAYRSKTDMWDRHYHEFEDWQLDWLLEKTGWKITDRLQFTHPVKKFGFRPLLRYFTPRYYIVAAEKIK, encoded by the coding sequence ATGTACGAAAAAACGTTTCCGAATAAAAGATTCAAACTTACTTTAGAATTTTTACAAAAGCACGTTAACACATCAGAAACCATTTTTGATTTTGGCGTACCAAATCCGTTTTCTAAAATAATGGAAGAAAATGGATATACGGTAAAAAATACAAAAGGAGAAGATTTAGACAACGATCAAACGGCTTTACAAACAGAAGAATATACTGTTTTTACAGCATTTGAAATTTTCGAACATCTGCTAAATCCATATACAATTTTACAAAACGTAAAATGTGATAAACTTTTAATTTCAATTCCGTTACGTTTATGGTTTTCACCAGCTTATCGCTCTAAAACAGATATGTGGGACAGACATTATCATGAATTTGAAGACTGGCAGTTAGACTGGCTTTTAGAAAAAACGGGATGGAAAATCACAGATCGGCTGCAATTTACACATCCAGTAAAAAAGTTCGGATTCAGACCCTTATTAAGATATTTCACTCCAAGATATTATATTGTTGCTGCTGAAAAAATAAAATAA
- a CDS encoding sodium:proton antiporter: protein MELYYTFSVLIVLASFFAYLNLRFLKLPGTIGIMIIAMLVSVGIRLLGDSYFPATTKHFFDLIKEFDFNEILMGAMLNFLLFAGALHVNMSDLKEQKVSIMIYSTVSVVLSALIISMLLFYITPLLGIKIPYIFCLVFGTLISPTDPIVVLGVLKEAKVPKRIETKIVGESLFNDGVAVVMFAVVLKMATDPTFDMSFASIAWLFAKEGIGGLLLGAVLGFTTSKVMKKIDDYKVSVLITLSIVMGGFLIAQSLHVSSPLAMVVAGLIIGNYGKKVAMSEVTQDYLGKFWELIDEILNAILFLFIGFELLLLPDLNKQLLTGFVAIFIVLFSRLTSIVLPWKFFDIFKFFGIKSAYNKGSLMVLVWGGIRGGVSIALVLSMPEGEYKNLLLEVTYIVVLFSIVVQGLTVGKLAKRVLEKE from the coding sequence ATGGAATTATACTACACCTTTTCAGTACTTATCGTGCTGGCTTCTTTCTTCGCCTATTTAAATTTAAGATTTTTAAAACTTCCGGGAACGATCGGAATCATGATTATTGCCATGTTGGTTTCCGTTGGAATTCGTCTTTTAGGAGATTCTTATTTTCCTGCAACTACCAAACATTTTTTTGATTTGATAAAAGAATTCGATTTCAACGAAATTCTAATGGGGGCAATGTTGAACTTTCTTTTGTTTGCCGGCGCGCTTCACGTAAACATGTCAGATCTTAAAGAGCAAAAAGTTTCTATTATGATTTATTCTACAGTAAGTGTCGTATTGTCAGCATTAATTATTTCTATGCTGCTTTTTTATATAACGCCGCTTCTCGGAATAAAAATCCCTTATATATTTTGTTTGGTTTTCGGAACCTTAATTTCTCCTACTGATCCAATTGTGGTTTTGGGAGTTTTAAAAGAAGCTAAAGTTCCTAAAAGAATAGAAACTAAAATCGTTGGAGAATCCTTGTTTAATGATGGAGTAGCGGTTGTAATGTTTGCCGTTGTTCTTAAAATGGCAACCGACCCCACTTTTGATATGAGTTTTGCTTCTATCGCCTGGCTGTTTGCAAAAGAGGGAATCGGCGGACTTTTATTAGGAGCCGTTCTCGGATTTACAACATCAAAAGTCATGAAGAAAATCGATGATTATAAAGTTTCGGTCTTGATAACACTTTCGATTGTTATGGGAGGATTTTTGATTGCACAAAGTTTACACGTTTCGAGTCCGCTGGCAATGGTTGTTGCCGGATTGATTATTGGTAATTATGGCAAAAAAGTTGCGATGAGCGAAGTGACTCAAGATTATTTAGGGAAATTCTGGGAACTTATTGACGAGATTCTGAATGCTATTTTATTCTTGTTTATTGGCTTTGAATTATTATTACTGCCAGATTTAAATAAACAATTGCTGACAGGTTTTGTAGCTATCTTTATAGTACTTTTTTCGAGATTAACATCGATAGTTCTGCCTTGGAAATTCTTCGATATTTTTAAGTTCTTCGGAATCAAATCGGCCTATAACAAAGGTTCTTTGATGGTTTTGGTTTGGGGAGGAATTCGTGGCGGAGTTTCTATTGCACTGGTGCTTTCTATGCCTGAGGGAGAATATAAAAACCTTTTGTTGGAAGTAACTTATATTGTTGTACTGTTTTCAATTGTAGTGCAAGGACTGACTGTGGGGAAATTGGCCAAAAGAGTTTTAGAGAAAGAGTAG
- a CDS encoding ElyC/SanA/YdcF family protein — MKKYFKIFLYLAILGIVAIVSVNYYVKSSTKKNIYYSLKRFPKNDVGIIFGAGINGDQPSKYLKDRLDAGILLWKAKRINKILLSGDNGREEYDELTVMKNYCFNHGVDTTKIFIDYAGFDTYSTMYRAKHIFKIKRATLISQEYHLNRAIYIGQKLGIKSVGYSANKGEYLGYKYVCFREYGSIFKSFFDVLRNRQPRFLGREININGESNYSKEDKR, encoded by the coding sequence TTGAAAAAATATTTTAAAATCTTCCTTTATCTTGCAATTCTAGGAATAGTTGCAATTGTTTCTGTAAACTATTATGTAAAATCTTCCACGAAAAAGAACATTTATTATTCGCTTAAAAGATTCCCTAAAAATGATGTCGGAATTATTTTTGGTGCGGGAATTAATGGTGATCAACCAAGTAAATATTTAAAAGACCGTCTGGATGCCGGGATTCTGCTTTGGAAAGCAAAACGTATTAATAAAATTTTACTTTCTGGCGATAACGGCCGAGAAGAATATGACGAATTAACGGTTATGAAAAATTACTGTTTTAATCACGGAGTTGACACAACAAAGATATTTATTGATTATGCCGGTTTCGATACCTATTCTACAATGTATCGCGCCAAACATATTTTTAAAATTAAAAGAGCTACTTTAATATCTCAGGAATATCATCTAAACCGCGCTATTTACATCGGACAAAAACTCGGAATTAAATCTGTTGGATATTCGGCGAACAAAGGAGAATATCTTGGCTATAAATATGTTTGCTTTAGAGAATATGGTTCAATCTTCAAATCTTTTTTTGATGTTTTGAGAAATCGACAACCTCGCTTTTTAGGCAGAGAAATTAATATTAATGGAGAATCAAATTATTCCAAAGAAGACAAACGATAA
- a CDS encoding TIGR01777 family oxidoreductase, with product MSKLIITAGTGFLGQVLIHHFKNKFEEIVILTRGKSQITNGIKYVNWNAKSFSGWEKELENAAVLINLAGKSVDCRYTKENKKEILLSRIESTKILNKAILNCQNPPKHWLNSSTSTIYRFSLDKQMDEIDGEIGNDFSINVALSWEKAFFKTETPKTLKTALRTSIVLGKDGGAFIPLKTLAKIGFGGKQGSGNQFISWIHEEDFANAVDFIIEKELGGIINVVSPKPIRNDNFMLKLRKAVGFPFGIPMSKFFLEIGSFFIRTETELVLKSRNVIPKRLLENGFQFKFGDIDEAFENLI from the coding sequence ATGAGTAAACTTATCATCACCGCCGGGACTGGATTTTTAGGACAAGTTTTAATCCATCATTTCAAAAATAAATTTGAAGAAATTGTAATTCTGACCAGAGGAAAATCTCAGATAACTAACGGAATTAAATATGTAAATTGGAATGCCAAAAGTTTTTCCGGCTGGGAAAAGGAATTGGAGAACGCAGCGGTTTTAATAAATCTTGCCGGAAAATCTGTTGATTGTCGGTATACTAAAGAAAATAAAAAAGAGATTCTTTTATCTCGAATTGAAAGTACCAAAATTCTAAATAAAGCCATTTTAAATTGCCAAAATCCGCCGAAACATTGGCTGAATTCATCAACCTCAACCATTTATCGTTTTTCATTAGACAAACAAATGGATGAAATTGACGGCGAAATTGGAAATGATTTTTCGATAAATGTGGCGCTTTCTTGGGAAAAAGCCTTCTTTAAAACTGAAACGCCAAAGACTTTAAAAACGGCTTTGCGAACTTCAATTGTTTTGGGGAAAGATGGCGGTGCTTTTATTCCGTTAAAAACTTTGGCGAAAATTGGTTTTGGAGGAAAACAAGGAAGCGGCAATCAGTTTATAAGCTGGATTCATGAAGAAGATTTTGCGAATGCTGTTGATTTTATTATTGAGAAAGAACTTGGCGGAATAATAAATGTCGTTTCTCCAAAGCCAATCAGAAATGATAATTTTATGCTGAAACTGAGAAAAGCAGTTGGTTTTCCTTTTGGAATTCCGATGAGTAAATTTTTTCTTGAAATCGGATCTTTCTTTATTAGAACAGAAACCGAATTGGTTTTGAAAAGTAGAAATGTGATTCCGAAACGACTTTTGGAAAATGGGTTTCAATTTAAGTTTGGAGATATTGATGAGGCCTTTGAAAATTTAATTTAA
- the gcvP gene encoding aminomethyl-transferring glycine dehydrogenase, with protein MKTDAFALRHIGPRETDLQHMLKTIGVDSIEQLVYETLPDDIRLKAPLNLDPAMTEYEFANHIQELGKKNKVFKSYIGLGYHPTIVPAPIQRNIFENPGWYTAYTPYQAEIAQGRLEAILNFQTTVIELTGMEIANASLLDEGTAAAEAMALLFDVRTRDQKKNNTNKFFVSEEILPQTLSVLQTRSTPIGIELVVGNHENFDFSTEFFGAILQYPGKYGQVNDYSAFVAKAKENEIKVAFAADILSLAALTSPGEMGAAVVVGTSQRFGVPMGYGGPHAAFFATKDEYKRSMPGRIIGVSIDVNGNRALRMALGTREQHIKREKATSNICTAQVLLAVMAGMYAVYHGPEGLKYIANKVHASAVTTAEALNKLGVFQTNTAYFDTILVKADAQKVKAVAEKNEVNFFYVDADTISISLNETTSIADINQIIAIFAEALGKETFTVSELATASQLPASLERTSSFLTHDVFNNHHSESQIMRYIKKLERKDLSLNHSMISLGSCTMKLNAASEMLPLSMPNWNSIHPFAPVEQAEGYITMLKKLEQQLNVITGFAGTTLQPNSGAQGEYAGLMAIRAYHLSRNEGHRNVCLIPSSAHGTNPASAAMAGMKIIVTKTTPEGNIDVEDLREKAIEHKDDLSCLMVTYPSTHGVFESSIIEITKLIHENGGLVYMDGANMNAQVGLTNPATIGADVCHLNLHKTFAIPHGGGGPGVGPICVNEKLVPFLPTNPILKVGGEQAITAISSAPYGSALVCLISYGYITMMGAEGLKSATEHAILNANYMKSRFEDHYPILYTGECGRAAHEMILDCRAFKENGIEVGDIAKRLMDYGFHAPTVSFPVAGTLMIEPTESEDLAELDRFCDALISIRKEIETATADDKNNVLKNAPHTLAMLTTDSWDFPYTREKAAYPLDYIAENKFWPSVRRVDDAYGDRNLICSCAPIEAYMES; from the coding sequence ATGAAAACAGATGCTTTTGCTTTAAGACACATTGGTCCAAGAGAAACTGATCTTCAGCACATGCTGAAAACTATTGGAGTTGATTCGATTGAACAACTTGTTTATGAAACCCTTCCGGACGATATCCGTTTAAAAGCGCCTTTGAATTTAGATCCTGCAATGACGGAATATGAATTCGCAAATCACATTCAAGAGTTAGGAAAGAAAAATAAAGTATTCAAATCTTATATTGGTTTGGGTTATCATCCAACTATTGTTCCTGCTCCAATTCAGAGAAATATCTTCGAAAATCCAGGATGGTATACAGCTTATACACCTTATCAAGCAGAAATTGCCCAAGGTCGTTTAGAAGCGATTTTAAATTTCCAAACTACTGTTATCGAATTGACAGGAATGGAAATTGCAAATGCTTCTTTACTTGACGAAGGTACAGCTGCTGCAGAAGCAATGGCTTTGTTATTTGATGTTCGTACTCGTGATCAAAAGAAAAACAATACCAATAAATTCTTCGTTTCTGAAGAAATTTTACCACAAACTTTATCTGTACTTCAAACACGTTCAACTCCAATTGGAATTGAATTAGTTGTTGGAAACCACGAAAATTTTGATTTTTCAACTGAGTTTTTTGGAGCTATTTTACAATACCCAGGAAAATATGGTCAGGTAAACGATTACAGCGCTTTTGTTGCTAAAGCAAAAGAAAACGAAATTAAAGTAGCTTTTGCTGCTGATATTTTATCTTTGGCTGCCTTAACTTCTCCAGGAGAAATGGGAGCTGCAGTAGTTGTTGGAACTTCACAGCGTTTTGGTGTACCAATGGGTTACGGAGGTCCTCACGCTGCTTTTTTTGCAACTAAAGATGAATATAAAAGATCTATGCCAGGTCGTATTATCGGAGTTTCTATTGATGTAAACGGGAACCGTGCTTTACGTATGGCGTTAGGGACTCGTGAGCAGCACATTAAACGTGAAAAAGCAACTTCAAACATTTGTACTGCTCAGGTTCTATTAGCAGTTATGGCTGGAATGTACGCGGTTTACCACGGACCAGAAGGATTAAAATATATTGCAAACAAAGTTCACGCATCTGCAGTTACTACTGCTGAAGCTTTAAATAAATTAGGCGTTTTCCAAACTAACACTGCTTACTTTGATACTATTTTGGTAAAAGCTGACGCTCAAAAAGTAAAGGCTGTTGCTGAGAAAAACGAAGTAAACTTCTTTTATGTTGATGCTGACACGATTTCGATTTCATTAAACGAAACGACTTCAATTGCTGACATCAACCAAATTATTGCCATTTTTGCTGAAGCTTTAGGAAAAGAAACTTTTACTGTTTCTGAATTAGCGACTGCAAGTCAATTACCTGCTTCATTAGAAAGAACATCTTCTTTCTTAACGCATGATGTTTTCAACAATCATCATTCAGAAAGTCAGATCATGCGTTACATCAAAAAATTAGAGCGTAAAGATTTATCATTGAATCACTCAATGATTTCATTAGGTTCTTGTACGATGAAGTTAAACGCAGCTTCAGAAATGTTACCTTTATCAATGCCAAACTGGAACAGCATTCACCCGTTTGCACCAGTTGAACAAGCAGAAGGTTATATCACGATGCTTAAAAAATTAGAGCAACAATTAAATGTAATTACAGGTTTTGCTGGAACAACTTTACAGCCTAACTCTGGAGCTCAAGGAGAATATGCTGGTTTAATGGCGATTCGTGCTTACCACTTATCAAGGAACGAAGGTCACCGTAATGTATGTTTAATTCCTTCATCTGCGCACGGAACAAATCCTGCTTCTGCAGCGATGGCGGGAATGAAAATCATTGTTACTAAGACTACTCCGGAAGGAAATATTGATGTAGAAGATTTAAGAGAAAAAGCGATTGAACACAAAGATGATTTATCTTGTTTAATGGTAACTTATCCTTCTACTCATGGTGTTTTTGAATCTTCAATTATCGAAATCACTAAACTAATCCACGAAAACGGCGGATTAGTATATATGGATGGTGCCAACATGAATGCGCAAGTTGGATTAACAAATCCTGCTACAATTGGCGCTGACGTTTGTCACTTAAACTTACACAAAACATTCGCTATTCCTCACGGTGGCGGTGGACCTGGTGTTGGACCAATTTGTGTGAACGAAAAACTGGTTCCATTTTTACCAACAAACCCAATCTTAAAAGTTGGTGGAGAGCAAGCTATTACAGCTATTTCATCTGCACCTTACGGATCTGCTTTAGTATGTTTAATCTCTTACGGCTACATTACAATGATGGGTGCTGAAGGATTAAAAAGCGCTACAGAGCACGCGATTTTGAATGCTAACTATATGAAATCTCGTTTTGAAGATCACTACCCAATTCTTTACACAGGAGAATGCGGCAGAGCGGCTCACGAAATGATCTTAGATTGTCGTGCATTTAAAGAAAACGGAATTGAAGTTGGTGATATCGCAAAACGTTTGATGGATTACGGTTTCCACGCTCCTACGGTTTCTTTCCCAGTTGCTGGAACTTTAATGATTGAGCCAACTGAATCTGAAGATTTAGCAGAATTAGACCGTTTTTGTGATGCTCTTATCTCAATCAGAAAAGAGATTGAAACTGCAACTGCTGATGATAAAAACAATGTATTGAAAAATGCACCTCATACATTAGCAATGTTAACTACTGATTCTTGGGATTTCCCTTATACTAGAGAAAAAGCAGCTTACCCATTAGATTATATTGCTGAAAATAAATTCTGGCCATCTGTTCGTCGTGTAGATGATGCATACGGAGACAGAAATTTAATTTGCAGCTGCGCTCCTATTGAAGCTTATATGGAGAGCTAA
- a CDS encoding MarR family transcriptional regulator, producing MEFKEAKNKFVQTWGALGSQWGINKTMAQIHALLMVSNDAVSMEDIMEELQISRGNASMNLRALMDWGIVYKEYKAGERREFFTAEKDLDELAVKISRERSKREIKPALKILKEVSTIEAKDSAEEKHFIDQTTKLYDFVLKADNMLDKMTEFNENWLGRLIIKIMK from the coding sequence ATGGAATTCAAAGAAGCAAAAAATAAGTTTGTACAAACCTGGGGAGCGTTAGGTTCTCAATGGGGAATTAATAAAACGATGGCACAGATCCACGCTTTATTAATGGTCTCAAACGATGCTGTTTCTATGGAAGATATTATGGAAGAATTGCAAATCTCACGCGGAAACGCCAGCATGAACCTAAGAGCTTTAATGGATTGGGGAATTGTTTATAAAGAATACAAAGCGGGAGAAAGAAGAGAATTTTTTACTGCCGAAAAAGATTTAGACGAATTAGCCGTAAAAATTTCAAGAGAACGAAGCAAAAGAGAAATTAAGCCTGCGCTTAAAATCTTAAAAGAAGTTTCGACTATCGAAGCAAAAGATTCTGCAGAAGAAAAACACTTTATAGATCAGACTACCAAATTGTATGATTTCGTTTTAAAAGCAGATAATATGTTAGACAAAATGACCGAATTCAACGAAAACTGGTTAGGGCGTTTGATTATAAAAATCATGAAATAA